From the genome of Oceanispirochaeta sp. M1:
AAGGATGTACATACGGTCACCCAGCTGGTACTTAAAAACTTCATCTTTGAAGGCGCAGGTATTGAATTTATAGATACCTATAGCGGTGAAGAAACAATTCAGGCTCTGAAGGATAATGATGATATCGCAGTAATCCTGCTGGATGTGGTTATGGAGGAGAATACCTCAGGTCTCGATGTTGTTGAATATACCAGGAATGTATTGAAAAATGACATGACCAGAATTATTCTGAAAACAGGCCAGCCCGGGATCGCACCCGAAGAAAGAGTCATCATAGACTACGACATCAACGACTATAAATCTAAAGCAGAACTCACTGCCCAGAAATTCACCACGACCCTCCACACCGCAATCCGCAACTACCGGGATCTACGTAAACTGGCCAATCACAAAAAAGGCCTGGAGATGGTCATTGCGTCATCCGCTGATTTTTATCATTATAATAATCTGAAAGAATTCTTTTCAGGCCTTCTCAGCCAGCTGAATAATCTGAGAAATTTTCACAGTGATGCCTTTATGGCCAGCACCATGAGAGCTCCAAAAGAAGACAGTTTCATAGCCTATTCACAGGAAAATCAGTTTCATCTGATTGCAGGTACAGGACGTTTTTCCGGGGAATGTGAAAAACCTCTTAATGAGATGAATCTTAAAGTTGAATTGACAGAATTCCTCAAATCAAAGAGAGAAAGGACCCTCTACTATAAAAAGGATAATGAGTGCTATATCGGGTATTATAAAGGTTATGACAATTCAGAGAACCTTATCTACCTCGAGGGTCAAGTCAATGAGATAAATGAAGATATGATCCGCCTCTTTCTGACTAATTTCAGCTTTGCCTTTGACCGGCTCTTTATGAATAAGAAGATGATAGGCGGTATGAAGCAGATTATTATGATGCTGGGGGAACTGATCGAATACAGAGATGGAGAGACAGGCTCCCATGTCCGCAGAGTATCCGAAATGGTCTATCTGATGGCAAAAAAAGCCGGGAAAAGCGATGAGGAATGTGATGATTTAAGCATAGCCTCCATGGTTCATGATATCGGAAAAATTGCCATTGATGATGCCATACTGCGAAAACCTGGAAAACTTACAACAGAAGAGTTCGCTATTATCAAGGAACACACCAGTACTGGATATGCAATCTTAAAGGATTCCACCATTTCGACAATCAGGATTGCCGCCGAAATAGCCCTGAATCACCATGAGAAATGGGAGGGGGGAGGATATCCCAATAATATCAGCGGAGAAGAGATACCCTGGGCTGCCCGTTTAACTGCTATAGTTGATGTTTTTGATGCTCTTGCCAATAAGCGCTATTATAAAGATGCATGGCCGGAGCAGGAGATATTCGACCTTCTTAAAAAGGAAAAGGGAATAGCTTTTGATCCACCCCTGGTTGAACTCTTCTTTGAAAATAGAGATGCTATTATGGAAATTCAGAAAAAATATCCCGACTCTTAATATTAATGAAAATGATTTAATTTGATTGATTTACAAGATGCTCAGAAATTTTGTCAGCACAGATCCGGACCTTTGCGGCCATGTCTTCGGGCTTAATTGTTCCAAAGAAACTCTTATCCCAGCTACAGCTGATAGCGGCAACAATATTATCAGCATGTCCGGATATGGGAACTCCCACACATCGGAAATCCAGACGGTCCTCCTGATTATCAGATGACCATCCTCTGTCTCTGCACTTTCCCAGATCATCCAGAAAATTCCGGGGCTCAGTTATAGAGTAGAGAGTATAGTGAACCATCCCCTTCTCCTCTATTATCTTCAGAATATTGTCATCGCTATGATTGAACAGCAGGGCCTTACCCAGAGATGTGGTAAAAAGAGAACGTTTCTGCCCTATGATGGAATACTCTCCGGGCCTCTCTGTGGAATCAACTTTATCCAGATAAGAGACTTCATGATCCATCATAACTGCCAGAAACACAGGAAAGCCGACCTGCGCCGATAATTCCATCAGAAAGGGATGGGCTTCCGTTTTGAGTTCCAGGTTTACAAGAAAGGGGCTGGTCAATTCCAGGAATTTTGAACCGATTTTATAGGTATTCAGAGCCGTATTTTTATCGACATATCCCTTTTTCACCAGATCGGCTGTAATTCTATAAACCGTACTGATGGGAAGTGACAGAGCTGCCGCCATATCACTCAGATTGATTCCCTGGGAATTATGAGAAACAAGTTCTATTATGTCAAATGCTCTGTCTATGGATTGAATGCTCATGATATTGGTTCTCCCAGCCCCTTCCTTTTTACTTATTTATTCCCTGTGAGGATAATACAGACCGGCAATTTTGTCGCTGATCTCTTTGCTTAGACTATAATCCAGTGAATCTATGTTCTCCTTGATCTGCTGCAGTGAACTTCCTGTAATAAGGGGAATCATTCCCTGCTCTCTCATCCAGCTCAGAACCAGCGTATTGGCTGAAACATTCATATCTGCCGCAGCATCTCTGAAATAGTTCAAAATCTCATTATTCTGGGGAGTATCGTAATCAGCAGGCATATCTCGGTCTGTTCTTCCGAAAAATCCCTGCAGGAGGGGAGAATAACAGAGTAGTGCTATATCCTGAACCTTGCAGTAATCCAGCATTTCAGCAGTGACAGGGAGCTGTCTCCCAAAATTAGCATTTACTTTAGGCCAGAGAACAGAGAGCTTTGCCTGTGTACAGCTGAAGGGAGTCCATCCGTTCTTCTCTGCAATTTCATTAGCTGCCGCCATGCGCCAGGCATAAAAATTACTTGAACCCAGAGCTTTAACCTTTCCGGATTTAACAACGGAATCAAAGGCTTCCATATACTCTTCCTGGGGAGTGTCATAGTCATCGGTATGGGCATAGAGCAGATCAATCTGCTCAACACCAAGACGCTTCAGACTCTTATCCACTTCCTGGATAATCAGCTCTTTTTTTAGTCCCAGAGGAACAACACCGTAGGGAAAACCCATCTTTGTGGCGATCTGAACATCAGCTCTATTTGATCTGGATTTGATCCAGCGGCCCAACATCAGCTCTCCCACAGGCTCAGGGAATCCAGGAATCCAGGTTGCATACTTATTGGCGGTATCATAAAAACGGCCGCCCTGATCATAGTAATAATCCATCAGGCGGAAGGATTCATCTTCGGGCACTTTGATACCGAAGTACATAGTTCCCAGGCAGAGCTCAGAACTGCTGATACCTTTATTTCCTATCTTAATATTCTTCATTTCAAGTCTCCACACTGTACAAGAATTTTCATAACAGAGAGATCTTCATCAAGATCTTTAAAGGCCTGTTCCATCTCTTCCAGAGGATATATTTTTGATATAATTGACTCCGCAGGAAAATCGTCTCTATTTAAAACCTGAAGAGCCTCATCAAAATCTTCGGCCGCATATACTCTGGCACCAAACAGCTCAAGCTCTTTCCAGAAGAAGTCCTTCAGACAGACTTCGGGATTTGAACCGAAAATACCTACCAGTACGATCTTACCACGGGGACGGGCAAAGGCGGTCATGGAGAGTGCTCCGGGCTGAGAAGCTGAAACTTCAAATACGATATCAGCCAGAGACCCGTTATTCATCTCTTTCAGGGCTGCAGGAATATCATCTTTAGTGGGATTAAGGGTTTTAATACCCAGTGACTCGGCAATTGAGAGACGGGTTTCATTTACTTCGGAAAGGACAAAGGTTACACCCTTACTTTTAAGAACCTGTGCAATAAGAATTCCGATGGGGCCGCCGCCGATAATCAAAGCAAAATCATCAGATGTAGCACCCGAGCGACGCACATCATGACAGGCTACAGCCAGGGGTTCTACCAGAGCAGCATCTTTCAGACTTACACCTTCGGGAACCTTATGCAGGATTCTCTGATTTACATTCCAGGAAGACTGAAAGGCACCTTCAGAATCCAGACCGATAAAGTTCAGGTTTTCACAGATATGTGTAAATCCTCTCTTACAGGTGGGACATTCACCACACCAGTCCAGAGGGCGGACAACAACTGTATCACCGATATTATGGTCTTTAACCGCAGATCCGCACTCTCTGATAACACCGGACATCTCATGCCCGATAATGGCATCTTTACCTATTCTGGCATCCATAACACCATGGTAGGCATGTCTGTCAGTGCCACAAATCCCGCAGTATGCTACTTCGAGGCGTACTTCCTCAGGCTTCAGGGGCTGTGCTTCTCTTTCTACAACTTCTATTATTTTATTCCCTTTATAAAGGGCTGCTTTACTCATTTATTTCTCCTAACCATTCAGAGCAATAGAATTGCTCTGAGATTCTTGACACTTAAGGTCGAAGGTTCTAAAGACCTCGACCAGAGCTATTACTCGGAAGGCCGATATCCCATTTTTTCTGATATTAGCCGTGACACTTCAATGAGAGTATTTATTATTTTATCCTGACTTGCAGGATTCATATCTTCTTTATTGATAGAGGTACTCATAGCAGCAATAATATGTCCCCGGTAATCATAAATAGGGGCGGCAAAACAGATAATGCCTTCAATAACTTCCTCATAATCAACCGACCAGCCTCTGATGGAGCTGGTTTCAAGATCCTTGAGAAGCTGTTCTCTACTGCTGACAGTAGTTTCAGTAAATCTTTCAAAATCACAATTCTCAATATATCTATCAATATCTTTAGTACTAAATCCCAGAAGTAGGGATTTACCCAGTGCTGTACAGTACAGGGGCTTCCGCTCACCTATGCTTGTATAACGTCTCAGCTTATTAAAACTATCATGCCTATCAATATAAACGGCTTGATTATCCATCAAAGTGGCCAGAAAAACGGTCATTTGCAATTCTGATGACATCTTCTTTAAAAAAGAGCCGGCAACACCCTTCAAATCAAGTCCATTCAGATAGGAACTTGATAATTCAATAAATTTCTGACTCAAACTGTAACGTTTATCCCTATCCTGCTGGATATATCCTCTATCTGAAAAAGTACCGAGGATTCTATGAACTGTAGTTATATTAAGATCAACCTTTTTTGATAACTCAGAAACGCTCAGACCCGCAAAATCACGGGACAATGTTTCCAAAACTAAAAAAGATTTGTCCAGTATTTGAACAGCCATAGAAATCCTCCAGATTCAAATCAATCGGGAGAATTTTCTCCCGATTCAGTCACTACATTTTAGCGAGCTAACCATCCACCGTCTACGGCAAGGGTATACCCGTTTACATAGTCCGAAGCGGAAGACGCCAGGAATACAGCAGGACCTGCGACATCTGAAGGAAGTCCCCAGCGGTCTGCAGGAATACGTCCCAGAATTGCTGCTGATCTTTCAGGATCATTTCTGAGTGCTTCTGTGTTGTTTGTATTCATATAACCAGGGGCGATTGCATTTAC
Proteins encoded in this window:
- a CDS encoding HD domain-containing phosphohydrolase, with amino-acid sequence MSENKPEEKLLRFAAAAPAVPKTEYGYKYKVIVADDDKDVHTVTQLVLKNFIFEGAGIEFIDTYSGEETIQALKDNDDIAVILLDVVMEENTSGLDVVEYTRNVLKNDMTRIILKTGQPGIAPEERVIIDYDINDYKSKAELTAQKFTTTLHTAIRNYRDLRKLANHKKGLEMVIASSADFYHYNNLKEFFSGLLSQLNNLRNFHSDAFMASTMRAPKEDSFIAYSQENQFHLIAGTGRFSGECEKPLNEMNLKVELTEFLKSKRERTLYYKKDNECYIGYYKGYDNSENLIYLEGQVNEINEDMIRLFLTNFSFAFDRLFMNKKMIGGMKQIIMMLGELIEYRDGETGSHVRRVSEMVYLMAKKAGKSDEECDDLSIASMVHDIGKIAIDDAILRKPGKLTTEEFAIIKEHTSTGYAILKDSTISTIRIAAEIALNHHEKWEGGGYPNNISGEEIPWAARLTAIVDVFDALANKRYYKDAWPEQEIFDLLKKEKGIAFDPPLVELFFENRDAIMEIQKKYPDS
- a CDS encoding IclR family transcriptional regulator — protein: MAVQILDKSFLVLETLSRDFAGLSVSELSKKVDLNITTVHRILGTFSDRGYIQQDRDKRYSLSQKFIELSSSYLNGLDLKGVAGSFLKKMSSELQMTVFLATLMDNQAVYIDRHDSFNKLRRYTSIGERKPLYCTALGKSLLLGFSTKDIDRYIENCDFERFTETTVSSREQLLKDLETSSIRGWSVDYEEVIEGIICFAAPIYDYRGHIIAAMSTSINKEDMNPASQDKIINTLIEVSRLISEKMGYRPSE
- a CDS encoding zinc-binding dehydrogenase produces the protein MSKAALYKGNKIIEVVEREAQPLKPEEVRLEVAYCGICGTDRHAYHGVMDARIGKDAIIGHEMSGVIRECGSAVKDHNIGDTVVVRPLDWCGECPTCKRGFTHICENLNFIGLDSEGAFQSSWNVNQRILHKVPEGVSLKDAALVEPLAVACHDVRRSGATSDDFALIIGGGPIGILIAQVLKSKGVTFVLSEVNETRLSIAESLGIKTLNPTKDDIPAALKEMNNGSLADIVFEVSASQPGALSMTAFARPRGKIVLVGIFGSNPEVCLKDFFWKELELFGARVYAAEDFDEALQVLNRDDFPAESIISKIYPLEEMEQAFKDLDEDLSVMKILVQCGDLK
- a CDS encoding IclR family transcriptional regulator codes for the protein MSIQSIDRAFDIIELVSHNSQGINLSDMAAALSLPISTVYRITADLVKKGYVDKNTALNTYKIGSKFLELTSPFLVNLELKTEAHPFLMELSAQVGFPVFLAVMMDHEVSYLDKVDSTERPGEYSIIGQKRSLFTTSLGKALLFNHSDDNILKIIEEKGMVHYTLYSITEPRNFLDDLGKCRDRGWSSDNQEDRLDFRCVGVPISGHADNIVAAISCSWDKSFFGTIKPEDMAAKVRICADKISEHLVNQSN
- a CDS encoding aldo/keto reductase, coding for MKNIKIGNKGISSSELCLGTMYFGIKVPEDESFRLMDYYYDQGGRFYDTANKYATWIPGFPEPVGELMLGRWIKSRSNRADVQIATKMGFPYGVVPLGLKKELIIQEVDKSLKRLGVEQIDLLYAHTDDYDTPQEEYMEAFDSVVKSGKVKALGSSNFYAWRMAAANEIAEKNGWTPFSCTQAKLSVLWPKVNANFGRQLPVTAEMLDYCKVQDIALLCYSPLLQGFFGRTDRDMPADYDTPQNNEILNYFRDAAADMNVSANTLVLSWMREQGMIPLITGSSLQQIKENIDSLDYSLSKEISDKIAGLYYPHRE